AATAGGCAGCGGAGTAGCAAGAAAGAGAGACGTGCGTCATCTCAAGTAAAGGTTGGTCCATACTTTTCTCTCTATGTACATCtaacatgtttaattttttttgttgttgtagaATATGTTTCAGGAACTTACAGTTCATATAAATCATAACTACTGCAGCATTATTAATCCatatctgttatggtttgcttcATCTTGAGATGTTGCAAGGCGATGAAGAATCTTTGTTTTGGTTGCAACAGTTTCTTCATGGCATCCAAGAAGCTAGGGTCTGCTACAAGGGCACTAGTCGTGGAGGATATCAAAGTTGACTGTGTAATTCTCTTGCGTATGTTGCGCAAACTTAACTGTGAAGCTACTGTTGctgataatggcaaagaattTGTTGACCTTTTCCTTGAAGGGAAAACATTTGACATTGTTTTCTTTGATAAGGATATGCCATTGATGACTGGTCCTGAGGTACTTCAACTTCTTAGTTGATTTAAATTTATTTACCACTCTACTAGTTT
This sequence is a window from Panicum virgatum strain AP13 chromosome 7K, P.virgatum_v5, whole genome shotgun sequence. Protein-coding genes within it:
- the LOC120642942 gene encoding two-component response regulator ORR42-like, which codes for MKNLCFGCNSFFMASKKLGSATRALVVEDIKVDCVILLRMLRKLNCEATVADNGKEFVDLFLEGKTFDIVFFDKDMPLMTGPEVVTKIRSMGATEVKMVGVSADYGGMEAFMSAGADMFVPKPMKLETLDSMLQEVIGKKNMSG